From Medicago truncatula cultivar Jemalong A17 chromosome 7, MtrunA17r5.0-ANR, whole genome shotgun sequence, a single genomic window includes:
- the LOC11440081 gene encoding 2-hydroxyisoflavanone dehydratase, with translation MASITTDTTKHIISEIPTYITVYSDGTVDRPRQAPTVSPNPDHPNSPSKDIIISQNPNISARIYLPKVSHSETQKFSILVFFHGGGFFFESAFSKIHHEHCNVFVPLANSIVVSVEYRLAPEHPLPACYDDCWNSLQWVASNSAKNPVNAEPWLINHGDFNRVFIGGPSSGGNIVHNIAMRAGSEALPNDVKLVGAILQQPLFFSSYPVGLESVKFKSSDKDLYSSVWNFVYPSAPCGIDNPMINPVGIGAPSLDGLGCDRMIVCVAGKDGLRERGVWYYELVKKSGWKGKLELFEEENEDHVYHIFHPESESAHKLIKHLASFLHE, from the coding sequence ATGGCATCCATCACCACAGATACAACAAAACACATCATCTCTGAAATTCCTACCTACATCACAGTCTACAGCGACGGCACCGTCGACCGTCCACGGCAAGCACCGACTGTCTCACCCAATCCCGACCACCCAAATTCACCATCCAAAGATATCATCATCTCTCAAAACCCCAACATCTCCGCTCGTATCTATCTCCCAAAAGTCTCTCACTCTGAGActcaaaaattttccatcttggTCTTCTTCCATGGCGGTGGTTTCTTCTTTGAATCCGCTTTCTCCAAAATCCACCACGAACACTGCAATGTCTTCGTTCCACTAGCGAATTCCATTGTTGTTTCTGTTGAATACAGACTCGCTCCAGAACACCCTCTACCTGcttgttatgatgactgttggAATTCACTTCAATGGGTTGCTTCCAATTCTGCAAAAAACCCGGTCAATGCTGAACCGTGGTTAATTAACCATGGTGATTTCAACAGAGTTTTCATTGGTGGTCCTAGTTCTGGTGGTAACATAGTTCATAACATCGCTATGCGTGCTGGCTCTGAAGCTTTACCTAATGATGTTAAATTAGTAGGAGCTATTTTACAACAGCCTTTGTTCTTTAGTTCATACCCTGTTGGATTGGAAAGTGTTAAATTTAAGAGTTCTGATAAAGATTTGTACTCTTCTGTTTGGAATTTTGTGTATCCTTCAGCACCTTGTGGGATTGATAATCCTATGATTAATCCTGTGGGTATAGGGGCACCTAGTTTGGATGGACTTGGTTGTGATAGGATGATTGTTTGTGTTGCTGGGAAAGATGGATTAAGGGAGAGAGGGGTTTGGTATTATGAGCTTGTGAAGAAGAGTGGTTGGAAAGGGAAATTGGAAttgtttgaagaagaaaatgaagaccATGTTTATCATATCTTTCATCCTGAATCTGAGAGTGCTCATAAATTGATCAAGCATTTGGCTTCCTTTCTTCATGAGTAA